The following are encoded in a window of Oscillatoria salina IIICB1 genomic DNA:
- a CDS encoding histidine triad nucleotide-binding protein: protein MSDTIFGKIIRREIPADIVYEDDLALAFKDIAPQAPTHILVIPKKPISQLEEATDEDRELLGHLLLTAKKVAEDAGLTNGYRLVINNGPDGGQTVDHLHCHILGDRQMQWPPG, encoded by the coding sequence ATGAGCGATACTATCTTTGGCAAAATCATCCGTCGGGAAATTCCCGCCGATATTGTCTATGAGGATGACTTAGCCCTTGCGTTTAAAGACATTGCTCCCCAAGCGCCGACTCATATTTTGGTGATTCCCAAAAAACCAATTTCTCAGTTAGAGGAAGCTACTGACGAGGATCGAGAACTTTTGGGTCACTTATTACTGACAGCAAAAAAGGTGGCAGAAGATGCCGGATTGACTAACGGCTATCGCTTGGTAATTAACAACGGTCCTGATGGCGGTCAAACAGTAGATCATCTACACTGTCATATTTTAGGCGATCGCCAAATGCAGTGGCCCCCCGGATAA
- a CDS encoding YifB family Mg chelatase-like AAA ATPase — translation MLARVWSASIVGINAVQVGVEVDVSGGLPKTTVVGLPDTAVQESRERVKAALKNSGFAFPLRNIIINLTPADLRKEGPSFDLPIAVGILAASEQADAQLLGDYLFLGEVSLDGSLRAIAGVLPIAAAAQRFGIVGLVVPASNAKEAAVVDNISVYGFQHLSEVVDFLDRPENFSPIRLDAKAELEKSPLNVPDLKDVKGQAHARRALEIAAAGGHNLIFVGPPGSGKTMLAQRLPGILPPLNFSESLEVSQIHSVAGYLKDKGTLIKERPFRSPHHSASGPALVGGGSIPQPGEISLAHRGVLFLDELTEFKRSVLEFLRQPLEDGFVSISRTRQSVVFPAQFTLVASTNPCPCGYYGDPIQACTCSPRQREQYWAKLSGPLMDRIDLQVAVNRLKPEEMIKQSTGEESQPIRERVSQARAKAYQRFQNEKNLVCNAQMRTKHLRHFCQLNEASSKLLENAIRRLGLSARAMDRILKVSRTIADLAGDENLQTNHVAEAIQYRTIDRMQ, via the coding sequence ATGCTTGCAAGGGTTTGGAGTGCATCTATTGTCGGCATTAATGCTGTTCAAGTGGGAGTGGAAGTAGATGTCTCTGGGGGACTGCCGAAAACGACTGTGGTTGGTTTACCCGATACCGCAGTACAAGAATCTCGCGAAAGGGTTAAGGCGGCTTTGAAAAATTCTGGTTTTGCCTTCCCTCTGCGGAATATTATCATTAATTTAACTCCGGCGGATTTGCGCAAGGAAGGTCCCAGCTTTGATTTGCCGATCGCTGTGGGTATTTTAGCGGCTTCGGAACAAGCAGATGCTCAGTTATTGGGAGATTATCTATTTTTGGGAGAGGTTTCCCTGGATGGAAGTTTGCGCGCGATCGCTGGTGTCTTACCCATTGCGGCTGCGGCTCAACGCTTTGGTATTGTTGGGTTAGTCGTTCCCGCTAGTAATGCCAAAGAAGCAGCCGTTGTTGATAACATTTCTGTCTATGGTTTTCAACATCTATCTGAAGTAGTAGATTTTCTCGATCGCCCAGAAAATTTTTCACCAATCAGATTAGATGCAAAAGCAGAATTAGAGAAATCTCCTCTTAATGTACCCGATCTCAAAGATGTGAAAGGACAAGCACACGCCCGTCGCGCTTTGGAAATTGCTGCGGCTGGAGGACACAATTTAATCTTTGTCGGACCTCCGGGTAGCGGCAAAACTATGTTAGCTCAACGTTTACCAGGAATTTTACCACCTTTGAATTTTTCAGAATCTTTAGAAGTTTCTCAAATTCATTCAGTTGCCGGTTATTTAAAGGATAAAGGTACGCTGATCAAAGAACGACCTTTTCGCAGTCCTCATCATTCTGCATCGGGTCCCGCTTTGGTTGGTGGTGGTAGTATTCCTCAGCCTGGAGAAATTTCTTTAGCTCATCGAGGGGTATTATTTTTAGATGAATTAACTGAGTTTAAACGCAGTGTTTTAGAATTCTTGCGCCAACCTTTAGAAGATGGTTTTGTCAGCATTTCTCGTACTCGTCAATCAGTAGTTTTCCCCGCTCAATTTACTTTAGTTGCCAGTACCAATCCTTGTCCTTGTGGTTACTATGGCGACCCCATTCAAGCTTGTACTTGTTCGCCTCGCCAAAGAGAACAATATTGGGCAAAACTTTCTGGTCCTTTGATGGATCGGATTGATTTACAAGTAGCAGTTAATCGTCTCAAGCCGGAAGAGATGATTAAACAAAGTACCGGAGAAGAGTCCCAACCAATTCGAGAGCGAGTAAGTCAAGCAAGAGCCAAAGCTTACCAACGCTTTCAAAATGAAAAGAATCTAGTTTGTAATGCTCAAATGAGAACTAAACATTTGCGGCATTTCTGTCAATTAAATGAAGCTTCGAGTAAGTTGTTAGAAAATGCAATTCGTCGCTTAGGACTTTCCGCAAGAGCAATGGATCGCATTTTGAAAGTATCCCGCACAATTGCCGATCTCGCTGGTGATGAAAATTTGCAAACTAATCATGTCGCTGAGGCAATTCAATATCGGACAATTGATAGAATGCAGTAG
- the purB gene encoding adenylosuccinate lyase, giving the protein MIERYTLPEMGDFWTDNYKFKTWLQVEIAVCEAQAELGYIPSEAVEEIKAKANFDPQRILEIEAEVRHDVIAFLTNVNEYVGESGRYIHLGLTSSDVLDTALALQLVASLDIILSKVEELSQAIRYQAQQHRYTVMVGRSHGIHAEPITFGFKLAGWLAEVLRHRERLINLRRQIAVGKISGAVGTYANVDPKVEALACEKLGLQPDTASTQVISRDRHAEYVQQLALLAASIERFAVEIRNLQRTDVLEVEEYFSKKQKGSSAMPHKRNPIRSERLTGMARIIRGNAVAALENVALWHERDISHSSVERVIFPDSCILTHFMLQESINLVKNLLVYPENMKRNMNVYGGVIFSQRVLLSLVEKGMTREDAYRLVQGCAHEAWNQADGDFHQLISKNETVNKYLSSEEIKACFDPQHHLENLDEIYQRLGI; this is encoded by the coding sequence GTGATTGAACGTTATACTTTGCCCGAAATGGGCGATTTTTGGACTGATAACTATAAATTCAAAACTTGGTTACAAGTAGAAATCGCTGTTTGTGAAGCCCAAGCGGAATTAGGCTATATTCCTAGTGAGGCGGTTGAGGAAATTAAAGCGAAGGCTAATTTTGACCCGCAAAGGATTTTAGAAATTGAGGCGGAAGTTCGCCATGATGTAATCGCTTTCTTGACAAATGTCAATGAGTATGTAGGCGAATCCGGTAGATATATTCACTTGGGATTGACAAGTTCTGATGTGCTGGATACAGCTTTAGCACTGCAATTGGTGGCTAGTTTAGATATTATCTTGTCGAAGGTAGAAGAGTTGTCTCAGGCGATACGTTACCAAGCGCAACAGCATCGTTATACAGTAATGGTTGGGCGATCGCATGGAATTCATGCTGAACCAATTACGTTTGGGTTTAAGTTAGCGGGTTGGTTAGCAGAAGTTTTGCGTCATCGGGAACGTTTAATTAATCTCCGTCGCCAAATTGCAGTTGGTAAAATATCTGGTGCGGTGGGAACTTATGCTAATGTTGACCCGAAGGTAGAAGCCTTAGCTTGTGAAAAATTGGGGTTACAACCAGATACAGCTTCGACACAAGTAATTTCGCGCGATCGCCATGCCGAATATGTCCAACAATTAGCACTTTTAGCTGCTTCAATTGAGCGTTTTGCTGTAGAAATTCGTAACCTACAACGCACTGATGTTTTAGAAGTAGAAGAATACTTTTCTAAGAAGCAAAAAGGTTCTTCGGCTATGCCTCATAAACGTAACCCAATTCGTTCGGAAAGGTTAACAGGTATGGCAAGAATTATTCGTGGCAATGCTGTTGCTGCTTTAGAAAATGTTGCCCTTTGGCACGAAAGAGATATTTCTCATAGTTCTGTCGAAAGAGTTATTTTTCCTGACTCTTGCATTTTAACACATTTTATGCTTCAGGAAAGTATTAATTTAGTGAAAAATTTATTAGTTTATCCAGAAAACATGAAGCGGAATATGAATGTTTACGGCGGCGTTATTTTTAGTCAGAGAGTGCTACTTTCCTTAGTAGAAAAAGGCATGACTAGAGAAGATGCTTATCGTCTTGTTCAAGGTTGCGCCCACGAAGCTTGGAATCAAGCAGATGGAGATTTTCATCAATTGATTAGTAAAAATGAGACTGTTAATAAATATCTCTCTTCTGAAGAGATAAAAGCTTGTTTCGATCCCCAACATCATTTGGAAAATTTAGATGAAATTTATCAACGTTTGGGTATCTAA